From Echinicola soli, a single genomic window includes:
- a CDS encoding glutamate--tRNA ligase family protein, whose amino-acid sequence MKTYRLTRIAPTPSGFLHLGNALSFAITYALAKRHGTKIMLRIDDLDQNRVKMSYVEDLFDTLRFLDFPWHYGPRNVKEYQDSFSQIHRMPLYHKVLDQLVGKNLVYACQCSRKKIAQSSPDGSYPGTCRAKHIGLGHKQVNWRLKTDQRPLTMQMESNELVSPLPAIMKDFIIRKKDGAPSYQLASVVDDIHYGVDLIVRGDDLQDSSWTQLFIADLLPENQFSKGTFYHHPLLMDNGEHKLSKSAGSTSIHGLRKLGKSKEAIYQQLGVFMGFSESVFSLEEFERAFNQKRLP is encoded by the coding sequence ATGAAAACATATCGACTGACCAGAATTGCCCCTACACCAAGTGGATTCCTACATCTTGGCAATGCACTCTCGTTCGCCATAACGTATGCTTTGGCCAAGAGACACGGCACCAAAATCATGCTAAGAATAGATGATCTGGATCAAAACAGGGTGAAAATGTCCTATGTGGAAGACTTGTTTGATACCCTCAGGTTCCTGGATTTCCCATGGCACTATGGCCCCAGGAACGTAAAAGAATATCAAGACTCCTTTTCGCAAATCCACCGCATGCCACTGTACCACAAAGTACTTGATCAACTGGTGGGCAAAAACCTCGTGTATGCTTGCCAATGCAGCAGAAAGAAAATAGCACAGTCATCCCCAGATGGCAGCTACCCCGGCACCTGTCGTGCTAAACATATCGGTTTAGGTCATAAACAGGTAAACTGGCGGCTAAAAACCGACCAAAGACCACTGACAATGCAGATGGAAAGCAACGAACTCGTATCGCCTCTTCCTGCCATAATGAAGGATTTTATCATCAGAAAAAAAGATGGTGCTCCCTCCTATCAGCTGGCCTCTGTCGTTGATGATATTCACTATGGCGTGGACCTGATCGTGCGTGGTGATGATCTTCAGGATTCCAGCTGGACACAGCTTTTCATTGCGGACCTATTGCCTGAAAACCAATTTTCAAAAGGCACTTTTTATCATCACCCTCTTTTGATGGATAATGGTGAGCACAAACTCTCCAAAAGCGCCGGAAGCACTTCTATCCACGGCCTGAGGAAATTAGGCAAGTCCAAAGAAGCAATTTACCAACAGTTGGGCGTATTTATGGGCTTCAGCGAATCCGTTTTTAGTTTGGAGGAATTTGA
- a CDS encoding YceI family protein, translating to MKVFLMLMTLWTFALPALSQSYRTQKCAVSFFSSAPLEDIKADNKEAIGVFNAGSGDFAFVVQIKGFQFAKSLMQEHFNENFMESDKYPRGTFEGKIKGYDLNKDGVQKVTASGKMNIHGVEQPMDVDGKLTVLGERVIMDAVFPVKLEDHKIDIPKILFQKIAEEVEVTVHFEFKEE from the coding sequence ATGAAAGTATTTTTGATGTTAATGACGTTATGGACTTTTGCTTTGCCTGCTTTGTCGCAGTCTTATCGTACCCAAAAGTGTGCTGTAAGTTTCTTTTCAAGTGCTCCACTGGAAGATATTAAGGCAGACAATAAGGAAGCCATTGGTGTGTTCAATGCAGGTTCTGGGGATTTTGCCTTTGTGGTTCAGATCAAAGGGTTCCAATTTGCCAAATCTCTAATGCAGGAGCATTTCAATGAAAACTTTATGGAATCGGATAAATACCCTAGAGGGACATTTGAAGGGAAAATCAAAGGGTACGATCTGAATAAAGACGGGGTGCAGAAGGTGACTGCCAGTGGAAAAATGAACATCCATGGTGTGGAACAGCCGATGGATGTTGATGGTAAACTGACCGTTCTTGGGGAAAGAGTGATCATGGATGCCGTATTTCCGGTCAAATTGGAAGATCATAAGATAGATATCCCAAAAATCCTCTTTCAAAAAATCGCCGAGGAGGTGGAAGTAACGGTACATTTTGAATTTAAAGAAGAATAA
- a CDS encoding carboxymuconolactone decarboxylase family protein — translation MKERILSQDLPNGLYQSLKGVQDYLDQCPLEKSFMTLIKMRVSQINSCAYCIDMHFKEGIHAGETPLRLVSLSAWRETPYYSAKEQAVLEFSETLTHMKAEQHSDGIHDQLKEHFTPTEIAYLTLAVIQINSWNRLVRSFGLVPGNYKVQES, via the coding sequence ATGAAAGAACGTATTTTATCTCAGGATTTGCCCAATGGCCTTTATCAATCCTTAAAAGGTGTTCAGGACTATCTCGATCAATGTCCTCTGGAGAAGTCCTTTATGACATTGATCAAAATGAGGGTATCGCAGATCAACAGCTGCGCCTATTGTATTGACATGCATTTTAAAGAAGGTATTCATGCCGGTGAAACACCATTAAGGCTAGTTTCCCTTTCTGCCTGGCGTGAGACACCCTACTATAGTGCAAAAGAACAAGCGGTGTTGGAATTTTCAGAAACTCTGACCCACATGAAGGCTGAACAGCACAGCGATGGGATACATGACCAACTGAAAGAACACTTTACGCCCACAGAGATCGCCTACCTGACCCTGGCAGTTATCCAGATCAATTCCTGGAACAGGCTGGTAAGGTCATTTGGATTGGTTCCTGGAAATTATAAAGTACAGGAATCTTAG
- a CDS encoding porin family protein, with protein sequence MKKDWRNMSDKELDDFFKQQSEQPDIPFVPDDWEKMKQQLSPSSVNGALRPWYKRRGMWWGPLLLLLMIGGWMVWSHANLGNEPSGSIKNSFEEQVIEGKERGNDGVDVDKVNPVDRSGESGKSVSNSKKEGSLGGTYGAFKEDETLIAKVNLAKNTVREESERLSTEAVPSPLRDGVDIWTPVFGKLGGLENGELSYPLKTDDSLVPYEEKKKRQPEFWHDRRWSVAGLLSPDISALKWKDIHGVGTSVGINIEYFIHPKWSVNLGFLYAFKTYQGEEDYSAFGNYGTGKVGLKGDCYVFDVSNDVRYYAVNRELDRWYLSVGLSSYFMLREKYEMNYESSNGYPVHKELDIKNENSHLFSVVNLSVGYERNLSERLSLQVAPYYKVPWRGVGEGEVNLKSAGVLIGLKYGW encoded by the coding sequence ATGAAAAAGGACTGGCGAAATATGAGCGATAAGGAGCTGGATGATTTCTTCAAGCAGCAATCTGAACAGCCCGACATCCCATTTGTTCCTGACGATTGGGAAAAAATGAAGCAGCAACTTTCCCCTTCTTCAGTTAATGGTGCTCTTCGGCCCTGGTATAAACGTAGAGGAATGTGGTGGGGGCCGTTATTATTGCTTTTGATGATCGGTGGATGGATGGTTTGGAGTCATGCAAATTTGGGAAATGAGCCATCAGGTTCTATCAAAAATAGTTTTGAAGAACAGGTGATCGAAGGTAAGGAAAGAGGAAATGATGGAGTAGATGTCGACAAGGTAAATCCAGTAGATCGATCCGGGGAATCTGGTAAATCCGTAAGTAATAGTAAAAAAGAAGGAAGCCTTGGAGGTACTTATGGCGCATTTAAAGAGGATGAAACGCTTATAGCGAAAGTAAATTTAGCAAAAAATACAGTACGGGAAGAAAGCGAACGATTGTCGACCGAGGCTGTCCCTTCACCATTAAGAGATGGGGTAGATATTTGGACCCCTGTGTTCGGGAAACTGGGGGGACTTGAAAATGGAGAACTTTCCTATCCATTAAAAACTGATGATTCCTTGGTGCCCTATGAGGAGAAGAAAAAGCGACAGCCTGAATTTTGGCATGATCGCCGCTGGAGTGTTGCGGGCTTGTTATCTCCCGACATCAGTGCACTAAAATGGAAAGATATCCATGGAGTAGGTACCAGCGTGGGCATAAATATCGAATACTTTATCCATCCGAAATGGAGTGTCAATTTAGGTTTCCTGTATGCATTTAAAACCTACCAAGGAGAAGAGGATTACAGTGCATTTGGCAATTATGGTACGGGCAAGGTCGGCTTGAAAGGAGATTGTTATGTGTTTGATGTGTCCAATGATGTGCGGTATTATGCTGTCAACCGTGAATTGGACAGGTGGTACCTTAGCGTAGGTTTATCTTCATATTTCATGCTAAGGGAAAAGTACGAAATGAATTATGAGTCCAGTAATGGTTATCCTGTTCATAAGGAGCTGGATATTAAAAATGAAAATAGTCATCTTTTCAGTGTCGTCAACCTCAGTGTAGGATATGAAAGGAACTTATCTGAAAGGTTATCACTACAGGTTGCTCCTTATTATAAAGTACCTTGGCGAGGTGTGGGAGAAGGTGAAGTCAATCTTAAAAGTGCAGGCGTTTTGATCGGTTTAAAGTATGGCTGGTGA
- a CDS encoding serine hydrolase: MKINRLVLVIFMLGCSLTSFGQKLKEDKKLSKALYSLMEDFKGTAGVYVEHLPSGKFAAINADTIFPTASIVKVPILIGVFDKIDRGELEYHQPLVYRDSIRYGGSGLMQFFEDSTKTDLSTLLALMITYSDNTTSLWNQALAGGGETINPIMEKYGMEFTRVNSRTPGRKGDWEKYGWGQTTPREMATLLKKIRKGEMISKVASERMYRLMTNVYYDDYALSQIPPYVQTAAKQGMVNASRSELVMVNAPHGDYVFYIATKNNQDTRWKPDNESWVLARKVSAFLWEYFEPKDKWVPAKGSEQYHGGLAY; this comes from the coding sequence ATGAAGATAAACCGTTTGGTTTTGGTCATTTTTATGCTGGGCTGCTCACTGACCTCTTTTGGCCAAAAATTAAAGGAAGATAAGAAATTATCGAAAGCGTTATATTCCCTCATGGAGGATTTTAAGGGGACAGCAGGAGTTTATGTAGAGCATCTTCCTTCTGGTAAGTTTGCAGCCATCAATGCAGATACTATTTTCCCCACGGCCAGTATCGTTAAGGTGCCCATTTTGATAGGTGTTTTTGACAAGATCGATCGAGGTGAATTGGAATACCATCAACCTTTGGTTTATCGGGACTCGATACGCTATGGTGGCTCTGGCCTTATGCAGTTTTTTGAGGATAGTACCAAGACGGATTTGAGCACACTATTGGCCCTTATGATCACGTACAGTGATAATACCACCTCTCTCTGGAACCAAGCACTCGCAGGAGGAGGGGAGACCATTAATCCGATCATGGAAAAGTACGGGATGGAGTTTACACGTGTAAATTCCCGTACGCCTGGAAGGAAGGGGGATTGGGAAAAATACGGCTGGGGACAGACTACACCCCGTGAGATGGCGACCTTGCTGAAAAAGATCAGAAAAGGAGAGATGATCAGCAAAGTCGCCTCAGAGCGAATGTATCGGCTGATGACTAATGTTTATTATGATGATTACGCCCTTTCGCAGATCCCTCCTTACGTACAGACCGCAGCCAAACAGGGAATGGTAAATGCCTCGCGCTCTGAGTTGGTAATGGTCAATGCTCCCCATGGCGATTATGTGTTTTATATTGCAACTAAAAATAACCAAGATACCCGCTGGAAACCTGATAATGAGTCTTGGGTGTTGGCCAGAAAAGTTTCTGCTTTTTTGTGGGAATATTTTGAACCTAAGGATAAGTGGGTACCCGCCAAAGGTAGTGAGCAGTATCATGGAGGTTTGGCATATTAG
- a CDS encoding M48 family metallopeptidase, whose translation MLKRISILLLAGLIFYSCATVPLSGRKQLSLVDNAEVLPMSFQQYNDVKSESKIVTNTADGKSVVKVGKRIAVAVEKYLNDNGYGEILNGFEWEFNLIQDDQVNAWCMPGGKVAFYTGIMPVCQDDAGIAVVMGHEVAHAIASHARERMSQGLVANGLLGGVQAAMGQNPSLTESIFMQAVGMGSQVGMLKFSRDQELEADQLGLIFMAMAGYDPRVAPEFWQRMEAKSSGEAPPEFLSTHPGPDRRIDELNSQMPEALKYYKN comes from the coding sequence ATGCTCAAAAGGATATCAATTTTATTACTTGCAGGCTTAATCTTTTATAGCTGCGCGACGGTTCCGCTCAGTGGTAGGAAGCAGCTAAGCCTAGTGGACAATGCGGAGGTTTTACCAATGTCATTTCAGCAATACAATGATGTAAAGTCCGAAAGCAAAATCGTAACCAATACTGCTGATGGTAAAAGTGTGGTGAAAGTAGGAAAGCGAATTGCTGTTGCAGTGGAAAAGTACCTTAATGATAATGGCTATGGCGAGATCTTAAATGGGTTTGAATGGGAGTTTAATCTAATTCAAGATGACCAGGTCAATGCCTGGTGTATGCCTGGTGGAAAGGTAGCTTTCTATACCGGAATCATGCCAGTCTGCCAAGATGATGCCGGCATCGCTGTGGTAATGGGCCATGAAGTGGCGCACGCCATCGCCAGCCACGCGCGTGAAAGGATGTCGCAGGGGCTCGTAGCCAATGGACTTCTTGGAGGGGTACAGGCAGCCATGGGGCAAAACCCTTCCTTGACAGAGTCAATCTTTATGCAGGCTGTCGGTATGGGCAGTCAAGTCGGGATGCTGAAATTCTCTAGAGACCAAGAGCTGGAAGCGGATCAATTGGGATTGATCTTTATGGCCATGGCAGGATATGATCCTAGAGTGGCTCCCGAATTTTGGCAGCGTATGGAAGCGAAATCCAGTGGCGAAGCCCCGCCTGAATTCCTATCTACCCACCCAGGCCCCGATCGTAGAATCGACGAGCTGAACAGTCAAATGCCTGAAGCATTGAAATACTATAAGAATTGA
- a CDS encoding NYN domain-containing protein yields MENDLKLAVLIDADNIPSGYVQEMMEEIAKYGNPTVKRIYGDWTQPNLAKWKVVLLENAITPMQQYSYTTGKNATDSAMIIDAMDILYSERVNGFCIVSSDSDFTKLATRLREASMKVIGIGEKKTPTPFIAACDKFIYLEILKQEEKKESRPSSGAAKQKDPGVDQVTTKVIRLIANTISDCEDDDGWAYLGDVGNLLQKKQPNFDSRNYGFQKLTPMINSINKFEVEQREGQRGRHKLIYVRNKK; encoded by the coding sequence ATGGAAAACGATTTAAAGCTTGCCGTATTGATTGATGCTGACAATATCCCTTCAGGCTATGTGCAGGAAATGATGGAGGAAATAGCCAAATACGGAAACCCCACTGTGAAGCGAATATATGGTGATTGGACACAGCCGAACCTGGCCAAATGGAAGGTGGTGCTTTTGGAAAATGCCATTACACCCATGCAGCAGTACAGCTATACCACTGGTAAAAATGCCACCGATTCTGCGATGATCATTGATGCGATGGATATTCTCTATTCAGAAAGGGTCAATGGTTTTTGTATCGTTTCGAGTGACAGTGACTTTACCAAATTGGCCACCAGACTGAGGGAAGCCAGCATGAAGGTCATCGGAATAGGAGAGAAAAAGACCCCTACGCCATTTATAGCGGCTTGTGACAAGTTCATCTATCTGGAAATCCTCAAGCAGGAAGAGAAGAAGGAATCTCGGCCATCATCTGGTGCTGCCAAGCAAAAGGATCCGGGTGTAGACCAAGTGACTACAAAAGTCATCAGGCTTATCGCCAATACCATTTCTGATTGTGAAGACGATGATGGATGGGCATATCTGGGTGATGTGGGCAATTTGCTCCAAAAGAAGCAACCGAATTTTGATTCCAGGAATTATGGTTTCCAAAAACTCACGCCCATGATCAACTCCATCAATAAGTTTGAAGTAGAACAACGGGAAGGCCAGCGTGGCAGGCACAAGTTGATTTATGTAAGGAACAAGAAATGA
- a CDS encoding CHRD domain-containing protein: MKKQAIYLFSSMLLICMVAMSCNDNDEDPKPIEQKKVYTLNQVGDSGVMGTVTFTKQNDDFTMVSIELEGTMDGDMHPSHIHANSASEGGGILIDLTSVDGETGKSETSVTQLNDGTPITYQELIAFDGYVNVHKSPSELSTLLAQGNIGSNVGSSSGNGGGSY, translated from the coding sequence ATGAAAAAGCAAGCAATATACCTGTTTAGCTCTATGCTATTGATATGTATGGTAGCAATGAGCTGTAATGACAATGATGAGGACCCAAAACCAATAGAGCAGAAAAAAGTCTACACCTTAAACCAAGTGGGCGATTCTGGGGTGATGGGAACAGTGACATTTACCAAGCAAAATGATGATTTTACGATGGTTTCAATCGAACTGGAAGGGACGATGGATGGAGATATGCATCCTTCCCATATCCATGCCAATTCGGCCAGTGAAGGAGGAGGAATCCTTATTGATTTGACCAGTGTGGATGGAGAGACAGGCAAAAGTGAAACTTCGGTAACCCAACTAAACGACGGAACTCCCATAACCTACCAGGAGCTGATTGCCTTTGATGGATATGTCAATGTCCATAAGAGTCCTTCAGAGCTGTCCACCTTGCTAGCTCAAGGAAACATAGGGAGTAATGTGGGATCAAGTAGTGGAAATGGGGGAGGCAGTTATTAA
- a CDS encoding 2-polyprenyl-6-methoxyphenol hydroxylase, with protein sequence MNKLRLIIFGILLTVGMSCSSENEDDIQPDPSGDRCEDVSATLSGDVQSIITSNCAVPGCHVSGTGRVDFTNKQNIIQRASTINSYVQDGIMPPSGSGKSLTAGEKDDIFCWVSAGAQDN encoded by the coding sequence ATGAACAAGCTAAGATTAATAATTTTCGGGATTTTATTGACTGTAGGAATGTCCTGCAGCAGCGAAAATGAAGATGATATCCAGCCAGATCCTTCGGGAGATCGGTGTGAAGATGTATCGGCCACGCTCTCCGGCGATGTGCAGTCGATCATCACCAGTAATTGTGCAGTACCTGGTTGCCATGTATCCGGGACCGGAAGGGTGGATTTTACTAATAAGCAAAACATCATCCAAAGGGCATCCACCATCAACTCTTACGTGCAGGATGGTATCATGCCACCATCAGGGTCTGGAAAAAGTCTCACAGCAGGAGAGAAGGATGATATCTTTTGCTGGGTATCGGCGGGTGCCCAGGATAATTAA
- a CDS encoding RNA polymerase sigma factor, whose amino-acid sequence MSVCLRYTSSREEAVEVLHDSFMKVFTKIHQYDPNQVFKRWFRRILINTAINHFKRQHKHYKTEKLDSAFHVKGNEEDAVAQLNYQEMIQVIQQLSPVYRTVFNLFVIEGYGHEEIAEKLGISEGASKSNLSRARAKLRELLTRNHEKGLAKYER is encoded by the coding sequence ATGAGTGTATGCTTACGGTACACTTCCAGTAGGGAAGAGGCTGTTGAGGTGTTGCATGACAGTTTTATGAAAGTATTCACCAAAATCCATCAATATGACCCAAACCAAGTATTTAAACGTTGGTTCAGGCGGATCCTGATCAATACAGCGATCAACCATTTCAAGCGCCAACACAAGCATTATAAAACGGAGAAGCTCGATAGTGCCTTTCATGTCAAAGGCAACGAAGAAGACGCAGTGGCACAGCTAAATTACCAGGAGATGATCCAAGTGATCCAGCAGCTGTCACCAGTATATAGAACAGTGTTTAACTTGTTTGTAATCGAAGGTTATGGACATGAGGAAATCGCCGAAAAGTTGGGGATTTCCGAAGGAGCTTCTAAATCCAATCTTTCAAGGGCAAGGGCAAAATTAAGGGAACTACTAACAAGGAATCATGAAAAAGGACTGGCGAAATATGAGCGATAA
- a CDS encoding GNAT family N-acetyltransferase encodes MEKVDVALISIQFGAEKMDVTAIHHYLSEESYWARGISLEKVKMSIENAFCAGAFYQEKQVGFVRAVTDYATFAWISDVYILEEFAGAGIGKKMLSEFFAQEWFGELRRIMLATKDAHSLYEQFNFTELDKPEMIMQVLNDKFVLL; translated from the coding sequence ATGGAAAAAGTAGATGTAGCTTTAATCAGTATTCAGTTTGGGGCTGAGAAGATGGATGTGACAGCTATCCACCATTACTTGTCTGAGGAATCGTATTGGGCACGAGGAATCAGCTTGGAAAAGGTAAAAATGTCCATAGAAAATGCTTTTTGTGCAGGGGCATTTTATCAAGAAAAACAGGTTGGTTTCGTACGGGCGGTCACGGATTATGCCACTTTTGCCTGGATATCCGATGTATATATCCTTGAGGAATTTGCAGGTGCAGGAATTGGAAAGAAAATGCTGAGCGAGTTTTTTGCCCAAGAGTGGTTTGGTGAGCTTCGAAGGATCATGCTGGCCACCAAAGATGCCCATTCCCTGTATGAGCAGTTTAACTTCACAGAACTGGACAAGCCGGAAATGATTATGCAGGTGCTGAACGATAAGTTTGTGCTTTTGTGA
- a CDS encoding sigma-70 family RNA polymerase sigma factor yields MENYRPLLFTYAYNILGAALEAEDVVQDVFEKYLTMDSSTVQNEKAYLIKMVINHAINRKNKLNKTIIAYPHNWLPEPVSTDNSIQDAENEHLLSYSLMILLEKLEVRQRAIFLLKEAFGYSHEEISNTLDISQEVSRQSLSRAKKKLKGATISRPSPKGDTALMEYLSAIQSGDADKLEKLLLDDISLTSDGGGKVPAGTNILYGKERVMAMLQGIYRKFYQEITIHQTVINHTPALLYLTAEGLVINCQVFVFNRGKIAQMYFIRNPDKLTLFKKKPHIPSHNR; encoded by the coding sequence ATGGAAAATTATCGTCCATTACTTTTTACCTACGCCTATAATATTTTGGGTGCTGCGCTGGAAGCTGAAGATGTTGTGCAAGATGTGTTTGAGAAGTACTTAACAATGGACAGCAGCACTGTCCAAAATGAGAAAGCGTACCTCATCAAGATGGTCATTAACCACGCGATCAATCGAAAAAACAAGCTAAATAAGACGATCATTGCCTATCCCCACAATTGGCTTCCTGAACCTGTAAGCACGGATAACTCCATCCAAGACGCTGAAAACGAACACCTCTTGTCTTATTCTTTGATGATTCTACTCGAGAAATTAGAAGTGAGACAGAGGGCCATTTTCCTATTAAAAGAGGCATTTGGATATAGCCATGAAGAGATCAGCAACACATTGGATATTAGCCAAGAAGTATCAAGACAGTCACTTTCCCGTGCAAAAAAGAAATTAAAGGGTGCCACAATCTCCAGACCATCCCCTAAAGGTGATACCGCCCTAATGGAATATTTATCCGCCATTCAGAGTGGTGATGCTGACAAGCTGGAAAAGCTCCTGTTAGATGACATCTCACTTACTTCAGATGGCGGAGGAAAAGTTCCCGCAGGAACCAATATCCTTTATGGGAAAGAGCGGGTCATGGCCATGCTACAAGGAATTTATAGAAAATTCTATCAGGAGATTACCATTCATCAGACGGTCATTAATCACACACCTGCATTGCTTTACCTAACGGCAGAAGGGCTAGTAATTAACTGTCAGGTATTTGTATTTAACAGGGGTAAAATTGCTCAGATGTATTTTATCCGAAATCCGGACAAACTAACATTATTCAAAAAAAAACCTCACATACCGTCACATAATCGGTAG